The following proteins come from a genomic window of Paenibacillus sp. CAA11:
- a CDS encoding cobalamin B12-binding domain-containing protein codes for MEMTDTSVGDKLLEQAEDLAVKISDRQYELNPELQDRFGQMGKIRTIQDSLYSLRYLAESVLMNSPALFLHYISWLKILLKGYKVSDEDLSLNLRIMHDVLKKHFYHSDKSLILHHLEIGMSQLEAVEDLPTYLLEDNPLLAEAHAYLQALLNGDRNRAWEKIEKLVKDEVPVQSIYMFIFQPTQYEIGRLWQLGTINVAQEHFCTAVTQSIVSRLYPYWIQGKAGKKYSMVAACVGNELHEIGLRMLTDFFEMEGWNTYYLGANVPSRSLVQTIGQQKAGLVAISATMTYHVHLVRDLIAEIRRDPACQNVKIIVGGLPFNIDPSLWMEVGADGYAPNAEEALETANRLVSA; via the coding sequence ATGGAGATGACAGACACTTCTGTAGGAGACAAGCTGCTTGAGCAGGCTGAAGATTTAGCCGTGAAGATTTCTGACAGGCAGTATGAGCTTAATCCTGAGCTGCAGGACCGCTTTGGACAAATGGGCAAAATACGTACGATTCAAGATTCGCTATACAGTCTAAGGTATCTCGCTGAGAGTGTGTTGATGAACAGTCCTGCACTATTTCTGCATTATATCTCCTGGCTTAAGATTCTGTTAAAGGGATATAAGGTGTCAGATGAGGATCTTAGCTTGAACCTAAGGATTATGCACGATGTGTTGAAGAAGCACTTCTATCATTCGGATAAATCCCTGATCCTGCATCATTTAGAGATTGGAATGAGCCAATTGGAGGCAGTGGAGGACCTGCCAACCTATCTGCTGGAAGACAACCCGCTGTTGGCCGAAGCTCATGCTTATTTGCAGGCACTGCTGAATGGCGATCGCAATAGGGCATGGGAAAAGATAGAGAAGCTAGTCAAGGACGAGGTCCCTGTTCAATCCATCTATATGTTCATATTTCAGCCCACTCAGTACGAAATCGGACGGCTGTGGCAGCTCGGTACGATTAACGTGGCTCAGGAGCACTTTTGCACCGCTGTTACGCAGTCGATTGTGTCCAGGCTGTATCCTTATTGGATACAAGGCAAGGCAGGAAAAAAGTATAGCATGGTAGCTGCTTGTGTGGGGAATGAGCTTCACGAGATTGGGCTTCGTATGCTCACAGATTTTTTTGAGATGGAAGGGTGGAATACCTATTATCTTGGAGCCAACGTTCCGAGCCGCAGTCTCGTTCAGACTATTGGTCAGCAGAAGGCAGGCTTGGTAGCGATATCGGCAACGATGACCTATCATGTGCATCTGGTACGTGACTTGATTGCTGAGATCAGGCGTGACCCGGCTTGTCAGAATGTGAAAATCATCGTAGGCGGTTTACCGTTCAATATAGACCCGAGTTTATGGATGGAGGTAGGGGCAGACGGTTATGCACCAAATGCGGAGGAAGCGCTGGAGACGGCTAACCGTCTTGTCTCTGCTTGA